Within the Setaria viridis chromosome 3, Setaria_viridis_v4.0, whole genome shotgun sequence genome, the region ACCGACGCGACGGGCGCTCTGTACTGGGTGCACGCGTGGACCGTGGGTCCCGGCGGCCGCGTCACCGAGGTGCGCGAGTACTGCAACACCGCGCTCGTCGTGACGAGGCTCGGTGgtgacggcgacgccgccgcggcggctgcgtcggagacggcgaaggcggcgtgCTCGCAGTCTCAGTCGAAGCAGGTGTGGCAGAGCCGGCTGCCCGACCGGGCTCGCAGGAACCTCCCTGGCCTCGTGCTTGCCATCTGATCTGAATATCTGGTCAGATGCGAATCATCGTGCCAATATATGCTTCCGATTCTGAACTGGCTGTCTGGCTTCTACCGTGTGGACAGGAGCCCTGCATGTTTCCAATGTGGTTACAGGGACATGAATGAATCAAATACCttaaaaaaagtaaaagaatTCAAGTGATACTTGTGTGATGTGATTCCTGGTGGAGATAATTCAGCATAATTTTAGTGTTTATTTAGAAAACCTCTTCCATAAGCTTAAATGTCGACAAAagatgaaaaatatatttaaaacaCCAGCCAATACCATAAAGAGCCTGGTGTGTACAATTTTTCGTGTGTTaggtctggtttggttcctcttgcttatttttagcatccgtcacatcgaatgtttagatactaattaggagtattaaacgtagactatttacaaaacacattacataagtggaggctaaacggcgagacgaatctattaaacctaattagtccatgatttgacaatgtgttgctacagtaaacatttgctaatgatgaattaattaggtttaatagattcgtctcggcgTTTAGCCTTcgcttatgtaatgggttttgtaaatagtctacgtttaataatcctaattagtatcaaacattcaatgtgacacgtcctaaaaataagcaaagagaaCCAAACCCCCCTTAACCACCTCATGTTCTCATCAAAAGCCAGCTCACTAGTACTTTTCTTTAACGAAAATGGTAGGAGCTCTACCAtttaattaaaaaagaaaaaaaaacgttAGTACATGACAGGGCAAGGTCTGCCGTCTAAGCGGTTGGTCACAACGTTAGTTTGGACGTGTTAATTACCAACACTGGCAAGGTCACAAACAAAAGCAACGCGCGAATAGGGATATGTACGTCATGAAGGTCCGTGGCATTCCATCATTGTCCCTCTTAGTTTGGACAGTGACCTTGTGCATCGTTATACTTTTATTTCTTGTAGATATCTGTGCATTCTCTTCTTATATAATGGACATAGCAAAACTGAGATATCTTAGTTCGTTAAGCGACTTGTGGTTGAACCTACCTTTAGGATACAATGTCCTGAATTTAGCATAAGCGCTTGTATGTTTCTAGATTCACTTTGGGAATTGGTGGTGTTATTCTTTTTGGTAGGCGATATTCTCGACGACAATAAGGTGTCTGTTATGACTCTATCAATCTTAAAATCTGTAGGTCTAGTTTTTCCGAGTTTCTCACAAGAGTAGTGTGCGCGCGTACATTAACAGGGGTGGGAGGGTGTACCGGTGTTCGAGTCTCTGCGTGTGCATCGTTTTTCCAGGGAAAACATACATTGCACATGATATAGATAATCATTCCGTTACAAAGACAGAGCTGCCCTGTTATCCCAATCCACTAATCCTTCCACAATGGATTCAAATGAAAATGAACGCAATGTGCTCCTTTCTTCATCAATTCAAAACTGAAAATCGGAAATAAGCTAAGCCGAGAGAAACAACAAAGGCAAATTATGAAACAAGGACTCTGCACACGCATATTTGCATTCCGGGAGTGCAGAAAGATTACTACTCTGTCACTGACCACGACCGCATTCGTCTTTCTCTATCAATGGCGGGACAGGTGGCGTCATTTCTCCAGAAGAAGAACTACTACACTGCTCCTGCCGCAGCAATGGCGACTCGTCGCCTCGACACGGAGAGTAATTCGCCAGCCGAACAGGGTGGGCGTAAATGATCGCCGGCGTTGCAGGATGCGAAGACCCTCCCTGACAAGACGGCTTGATCCCGTTCTCCCTCGGCAAAGGCTGCAGGGTGATGACGCCAGCATCAGCTCGCCCGCCGTCGGAGTCTCTCCGGTGGACGCTGCCGGCCTCAACGTCGAGGAGGAGGTTCGCCGTTCGCACCTCCTGCGCCAGCGCGCAGCTCCAGCAGAACATCCACCGGAGGTAGTCGATAAGGCACGGCGAGCCGGCGCGGCACGTGTCACCGCCGGGGAGCCCGTACTTTCGCCGCATCCGCGCGCGCCAGAACCCGCCGTAGAGCAGGCCGAGCGCGCAGAGCACGACCCCCGCCGCGCCGACCGCGTCGCCGACGGCCTCGTCCCGAATGTTCGCTGCGGCGGCGTTGAGCACCCAGAGCGGCGCGAAGCAGAGCAGCGCGAACATTACGGCGTGCACGTACGCGTTCCCGAAGCCCAGGCGCTCCATGTTCCACCCGAACACGCAGAAGGTGCAGAGGCACGAGAGCCAGCACGCCGTGGGGTCGTCGCCGACGTCGAGCAGCCCGCCTGCCCACTCCGCcccctccgcgccggccgccgcctcagcGGCGATGctgccaccgtcgtcgtc harbors:
- the LOC117850572 gene encoding uncharacterized protein; amino-acid sequence: MEAAVHDQGHHAAAAINGDLAVELVGERNNAAASVIPVVGQEARPEESARRLVRRLHPAFVARAWWRWLKHPAHLALVAWALCVAASGSMLGLLLLGALDGAFPRRSLRNRWIEVNNQVLNALFTLMSIYQHPALFHHAVLLLRWRPGDAKELREAYFRKVAGAGAVARPRRGERGHMSFVVALLHVACFAQYAMCGLYWGYSRKARPDAAETSLVIGGTAAPVIAGLYMYFSPLGRRRGGPSVHQEPDDRSATDDDGGSIAAEAAAGAEGAEWAGGLLDVGDDPTACWLSCLCTFCVFGWNMERLGFGNAYVHAVMFALLCFAPLWVLNAAAANIRDEAVGDAVGAAGVVLCALGLLYGGFWRARMRRKYGLPGGDTCRAGSPCLIDYLRWMFCWSCALAQEVRTANLLLDVEAGSVHRRDSDGGRADAGVITLQPLPRENGIKPSCQGGSSHPATPAIIYAHPVRLANYSPCRGDESPLLRQEQCSSSSSGEMTPPVPPLIEKDECGRGQ
- the LOC117850179 gene encoding senescence associated gene 20; the encoded protein is MRLLTGGAGAGGLPFKIRSLDAFGPTVLAEGTDATGALYWVHAWTVGPGGRVTEVREYCNTALVVTRLGGDGDAAAAAASETAKAACSQSQSKQVWQSRLPDRARRNLPGLVLAI